One segment of Rhipicephalus sanguineus isolate Rsan-2018 chromosome 6, BIME_Rsan_1.4, whole genome shotgun sequence DNA contains the following:
- the LOC119396420 gene encoding cuticle protein 16.8: MFKASLFVLCAIVARARCTGDFYVDETQDRPSRVRANDNIGHPAPYSFTYGSSDKYGSHGREETRDEHGTVRGSYRIALADGRMRLVKYVADKDGFRAGISTNEQGTESASSSGVVIHSEALPGPEAARAAHRSMTRAGGSRHSAPRHAAAAAAAASSNVEQWAAAPSRLRAPAYLPERGDQIAYYEP; the protein is encoded by the exons GCGTCTCTCTTCGTGCTCTGCGCTATCGTCGCACGGGCAAGATGCACGGGAGACTTCTACGTGGATGAGACGCAAGATAGACCGTCTCGGGTCAGG GCCAACGACAACATCGGGCATCCGGCTCCGTACAGCTTCACATACGGCAGCTCGGACAAGTACGGCTCGCACGGCCGCGAGGAGACCCGGGACGAACACGGCACCGTGCGCGGCTCGTACCGCATCGCCCTCGCGGACGGCCGCATGCGCCTGGTGAAGTACGTGGCCGACAAGGACGGCTTCCGGGCAGGCATCTCGACCAACGAGCAGGGCACCGAGTCGGCTAGTTCGTCGGGCGTGGTCATCCACTCGGAGGCCCTACCCGGACCTGAAGCAGCGAGGGCAGCGCACAGGTCCATGACTCGGGCCGGAGGTTCGAGGCACTCGGCTCCCAGGCACGCAgccgcggctgcggcggcggcgtcttcgaaCGTGGAGCAGTGGGCGGCGGCGCCGTCGCGCTTGAGGGCGCCGGCCTACCTGCCCGAACGGGGGGACCAGATCGCCTATTACGAGCCGTAG